A DNA window from Vibrio tarriae contains the following coding sequences:
- a CDS encoding DUF4123 domain-containing protein, whose product MLVLDSHCNGVTVNWFALVNHYHNMHAEVYNNISGHLVEPLYLSTSVESLLDRSPLLIALYEQDPMTNILPKEHTLYFSAPLNVSFNVALAQLRNRLHIQFSGNRRGLFHYYCPSVASYFFERSYTNDTGKWLGCFSSLYFYRQTYSDLAKWSKVVGEGGELALNLWLLTESQENALNDKYHENEIVQWATENNIKELNWQKQKMVHLFCSQHQITEPKISSRLRHLIQRYDVALNDLNFHSKSHQTSENIVEHIEYLMSRENAYVY is encoded by the coding sequence ATGTTAGTTCTCGATAGCCATTGCAATGGAGTTACAGTTAACTGGTTCGCTCTAGTTAATCATTATCATAATATGCACGCTGAGGTTTATAACAACATCTCTGGACATTTGGTTGAGCCGTTATATTTATCGACATCAGTTGAGTCATTACTAGATCGTAGCCCTTTGTTGATTGCATTGTATGAGCAAGATCCAATGACAAACATCTTACCTAAAGAACATACACTGTATTTTTCTGCACCACTTAATGTCTCTTTTAATGTTGCCTTAGCTCAACTAAGGAATCGATTACATATTCAATTCTCAGGTAATCGAAGAGGGCTGTTTCATTATTATTGTCCTTCAGTGGCAAGTTATTTTTTTGAGCGTTCATATACGAACGATACTGGCAAATGGTTGGGATGTTTCAGCAGCCTTTATTTTTATCGTCAAACATACAGTGATTTAGCTAAATGGAGCAAAGTCGTTGGTGAGGGGGGGGAGCTTGCTTTAAATCTTTGGCTTCTTACAGAATCTCAGGAAAATGCGCTCAATGATAAATATCATGAAAATGAGATCGTGCAGTGGGCTACAGAAAACAATATTAAAGAGTTGAATTGGCAGAAACAGAAAATGGTTCATTTATTCTGCTCACAACACCAGATAACAGAGCCTAAAATTTCTTCTCGATTACGCCATTTAATACAGCGCTATGATGTTGCCCTCAATGATCTTAATTTTCATTCGAAGTCACATCAAACATCAGAAAATATCGTCGAACACATAGAATACTTAATGTCTAGGGAGAACGCATATGTCTACTAA